The following DNA comes from Pongo pygmaeus isolate AG05252 chromosome 9, NHGRI_mPonPyg2-v2.0_pri, whole genome shotgun sequence.
GAGGTTCTATAGTTAGCTAATGCACCTGTGAGGGACTGCTGATGCCCATGGAATGAACACCTCAAATGTGCTCAGTCCATGTCACCAGTTATCTACTGCATGCAGTAAATAGTAGCGGATAGAGAGGGGAGGAGACTTGACAAACAGAGCTCCTGTTCCTTCTCCCCAAGACCTCACTcatgaaatgagaaatgaaaggCAAGCATGATTACTTCAAAACTGCTTgtataaataaatctataaatagGTGCAGATTCAGATAGCATGAGTCTACGAGTGCCAAAGGAATACAAAGATCTTAGAACTGGGCAGGGTTCCACAAGGAGGATATTCTGAAGGAGGGGAGAGCCACGGTTAAGAAGGTCTGAGATAATAACCATCGAGGAAAAAGTGGTTTGGAAGGGCGGGGCAAGGCTGGGCTTTAAAGCTGGATAAAGTCATTAAATCACCCCATTAGGTATCAATACATTCAGGCAGCACACCAGTTACTATAGAAGGCAAAAGGTGCCAACATAGCCCTATTATGCCCTACAGCGAAGAGTGGCCTTCCTAGAAAGCTCACTGGGTGGGCCTGTGTTGGGAGAGCAAGAGGCACGTGAGCTGGCCTGAGTTATCAGAAACCAGGGAAGGCTTGATGACTGGCCTGGCCACAGATCTACCAGCCCTGAGAATGGAGTCAGGGCATCAGCCATATTTTATAGCCCCACTCATCCAGTCATTAAGCTACTTGGTTTCCTGCTGAAGCTCAATTCCAGTCCCTCCAaaactccctcagcctcccatccTTTCCCAGGCCAGTTCTCATGACATAAACGTTATCAATAGTTGAATATGAAGAAACCCTTCTGCGTAGCTCCCAAGCGAGCATCAGATAGAGAGCCGCAGACTGAACTAATTTTTGGAGAAAATACTTCAGATGTAGGATGGGGATGGAAGCATTCGCTCTTATTGTACATCTCCTCTGGGCATGTTTGCCATGCCATGGTTCCGGTTCATCAGAAAGTGCAATTGAAAAAGAGTAGGGGAGgggcctggagcagtggctcatggctgtaatcccaggactttgggaggccgaggcaggcggattgcctgagctcaggagttcaggaccagcctgggcaaaacagtgaaaccccatctctactaaaaatacagaagttagctgaGCGTagcggcacgcgcctgtagtcccagctactcaggaggctgaggcaggggaatcgtttgaacctgggaggcagaaattgcagtgagccaagatcgcgccactgcactccagcctggcaacagagtgagactccatctcaaaaaaaagaaaaaaaagaaaaaaaaaagaaaaagagtaggggaggctgggtgtggtggctcatgcctgtaatcccagcactttgggaggctgaggtgggtggatcacttgagctcaggagtttgagaccatttcgagaccagcctgggcaacatggcgaaacccagtctctacaaaaaaatataaaaattagcctggcatggtggtgcatgcctgtagtcccacctacttgggggctgtggcaggagaattactggagcccaggtggttgaggctgcagtgagccacgttcatgccactgcacttcagcctgcgtgacagagcaagaacttatctcaaaaaaaaaaaaaaaagtaggggaaaTCAGCCCCCATGATCCCCAAAGAGCACAGGTGAGGAAGATTTGTTCACTTTTTGACTACTAAAAAGTTCAGTGCAGTGAGTTTCAAACTTTTTTTCAagctgtaaaatctgcaagcaaAATACTATGTAGCAGTGCAATATATAATGCAGATTTAAATGGAGCTTCTTGTTTGGCTAAAGGAAAGATGAAGGACATTCCTGTGCCTCCCTGTTCTCTTCCAAGGTGCCATTCCATATATTTCTCAGGTTCCTTGAAatacagtttgaaaaccactgacctAAAGCAACAGAGGACAGGGGTCTATCTGGAGCAGCTGAGAGAAGCCTATCAGCATTCCAATTTTCCATCTTCAAAAAACAAGGGAGCCTTCCCTTACCAGCCACCCAAACATTGGGCCTTTGGCTCTGTAGTTACTATGGGCCTCTGACAAAAAGCACCAGTCctggccaggttcagtggctcatgcgtgtaattccagcattttgggaggctgaggcacatggatcacttaaggtcaggagttcaagaccagcctggtcaacatggtaaaaccctgtctctactaaaaatacaaaaattagctgggcatggtggtgcacctaatcccagctacttgagaagctgaggcaggagaattgcttgaacccaggaggcggaggttgtagtgagccaagatcatgccactgctctcctgcttgggtgacagagcaaactctgtctaaaaaaaataaatgaaacaaaaaaaaagtccttggccgggcatggtgggtggctcacgcctgtaatcccagcactttgggagtcagaggcaggaggatcacttgaggccaggagtttgggaccagcctgggcaacatagtgagactccatctcaattttttttttttttttttgtcgcccaggctggagtacagtggtgcgatctcggctcactgcaacctccacctcccggattcaagcgattctcctgcctcggtctcccaagtagctggggctacaggcacgtgccaccatgcctgactaattttttgtattttcagtagagacagcgtttcaccgttgttagccaggatggtctcgatctactgacccggtgatctgcccacctcggcctcccaaagtgctgggattacaggcatgagccaccacacctggccctcaatttttaaaaataaaaaataagaagcatCCGTCCATCCAACCCCAATCCCTATGTGATCTCAGTTCTCACCTGCTTTGGCAAAGTCTTCCCGGTTATAACTGAAATCCTTGAGGAAGGTGATACTCTCACTCCCAGGGTTGTACCTCCGAGATGTCTCCAGAAGCATCACCTGCACACAAGCAGCAAACCTCAAACGGGGACGAGGAGGGTTGGTCTTGGAGCATGGCCCCTTCCAGGGAGGCCGATTCCCCTCATCCCTGCTTCCCAGCAGATTTGGCTCTCCCAACTCGATGTCTGGAGGCCCCTCCCACAGATAATCCCACTCTGCTTCTCCCTTCATCCCTTGCCCCTCTCCAGCCACCTCGATCGCAGAGGTCTTCAGCAGGGCAATCTGGTCCTCCCGGCTGAGCTGCAGGAAGCCGGGTAGCTGTTTAGCAAAGTCAACTATCTCCTGCACAGAGACGATGGCCAGCTCAGTGAAGTGGGCAAAGCGCTGCTGACGGGCCTCCCGGCTATGGGGATCTGGTGCCATGGGCCAAGGCTACCCAGGAGGGAAAAGGCAAAGCGCTTTGAGTTGGACATCAAGAAGCCCACTGGTGATCTGGGTGCAGCCGCCTCTCCCCAGGTGTGTCAAGTACCGTGACTCGAAGTCGGTCAGAAAAGGAGCGCTGGTTACACTGTTGCTGGGCAGCAACCAGCTTCTCGATCATGCCCAGTTGCTCCGGGCTGAGCTGGGGCAGGATTTGGGGGGGTGAGGAAGCCCTGGGGGGCAGGGATGTGGCATGAGCCTGTTCCTCCTCTTGCCGCTTCAGTTTCTTCAGGCGGATCTGTTCTTCTGACAGGACACCTAAGGACAGGGCCAAATATGAGGAAGGGAGCAGACGGGGAGACAGGCAGCAAGGATGAGGCAAAGGGGGTGGTTTGGGGCTCCAGAAAAGCAGACAGCACTGGGTAAAggcaagaagatttttttttttttttttgaaacagagtctcacactcgctcaggctggagtgcagtggcgtgatcttggctcaccgcaacctccaccccccgggttcaagtgattcttctgcctcagcctctcgagtagctgggattacaggcgctcaccaccacgcccggctaatttttgtatttttagtagagtcgggatttcactatgttggccaggctggtctcggacttctgacctcaggtgatccacccgcttcgacctcccaaagtgctgggattacagccatgagccaccgcgcccggtcaagAAAGACACTGTAATCCATACTTAGGGATCAGTTAGCCCCTGCAAGTTCAGGCACCTTTCTTGGGTCACACCCTGGCCCCCTCTTTCCCCTCAGCCTCTTCCCCACTCCAGCCCCAGAAACTCACACTCCTCCCGCATGCCAGCCTGGCGGCATTTGCGAAGCCGACACTCCTGGCACTTGCGACGCATATAGGTATCCATGGGGCAGTGGCCGCCACTGTGGCAGACGTAGCGCGCTCCCTTGATGACGCTGCGGCGGAAGAATCCCTTGCAGCCCTCGCAGCTCAGAACATTGTAGTGGAAGCCAGAGGCCTTGTCCCCACACACGCTGCATAGCTCGttccccagcattttgggggctGGCCCCTTTTTCCGCTTTAGTGGACGGATCTCTGGATACAGGAAAGTGCTTCAATGCTCTCCCCCGAGGAAAAACTTCATGTTCTCCCTGACTCAGCCACTGCCCTGGGCACTCAGTGACCTTCATTCCCTTCATTATACAAACTCCAGTCTCTCTTTTATGAGAAGAGTAGCCCTCATTTGCCAAGTGCCATTATGTTCTAGGTACTATATGAGCCTTTTATATGCACTGATCCTTACGACAaccataatttttatttccattttataaacaaggaaagtgaggctcagaaaggccTAAAGTAGAGACAAAATTCACACTTAGATCAGTCAGATTTAGTTAGCGCTAAAGCCTTTGAACTTAACCATGAGATTATACATAAAGTAAAAACCCCCAAGGAACCTCTTCCAGATCCAGGACCTGGAATCTGGACCCCTACCTCCTCCAAACCCTGAAGCTCCTCACCTGTGGGTTCTGAAGGGGGCTCTGCCCTGGTGAGCAGGGCTGTGGGCTCTGCAGcctccagccccacccctgcagtaCCCCCGGCAGAGTGGGGCATCCTGGCTTCCTCTCTGAGGATGCAGCTGCTGCCTCCCTGGGCCTGGCTGCTTGCATCCTGTGCGCCTGGCTTCCACAGCTCCACCGCAGAGTCTGATCTCCAAAAGAGAGGCACAAGGGGGTCTCAAGCCCCATCCCGGCTCCACGGCCCAGCGTCCTAGCTGGGAAACTGCAAACTTATCCCCACCCTTAGAGGGCAGCAAAGTCCCAGCTCAGGCTTTGGGACCCTAGAGTCTGTGTGGGCTCTAGCTAGGACTCGTCACTTGTAGTTTCTTACATCTCAAGACCTTACATGAAGATGTTAACCCTTGTCCCTTTGGGGGGCTGGGGTGTATGCATTTCAGAGATCAGATAAAACTCTTCAAAGCCAGAGCAGGGTAAGCACTCAGCTGGCCAACTCTCTAGCAGCAAATCCAGATTGGGGAGGACTGGGCGGGTGCCTGCAAGGGCCAGGCACTGGAACCAGGGGAGAGGTGATCTGGGCGGGAGGCAAGCACGACTAAGAACGACTCTGGACTGCTCtctggaggaaggaagaaggcaggTAATGAAGGAGGCTGATTCCTACAGGAGGCGTGGAGCCTGCGGTCTGGGCTCAGGGGAAAGGGCTGGAATGAAGCTTACCAGGAGGAATGTCAGGCACAGGGGCCCCCAGCCACAAGGACATCTCTTCCTGGAGCCCTGGTCATTACCAAGGCACTGTCCTGCAGGAAGGACCCAGGTTATACTCTTCTAGAACTGGGCTCCTTTCTGGCCTCAGCTCCCTTCTCCACCTGATCCTCCCTTTTATCAATACCAACAATATCAGCTAACATTTACTTGCCATATATTAGCCTGTACTAAGGCTTTATTATATTACTAttatgttttttagagacaggttctccctatgttgcccaggctagtctaggaactcctgggctcaagtgatcctcccacctgggcctcccaaagtgtggggattattggagtaagccactgcgcccagcctgttataAGACTTTATGTGCTTTCCTCATAATATCTCTCTGAGGTCaagactattaattttttttttgagatggggtctctctatgttgcccaggctggaactcagtgctattcacaggtgcaataaTAGGACACTATcgcctcaaactactgggctcaagcaatcagctttcagcttcctgagtacctgagattatGGGTGCACGCTACTGCTCCCGCCTCAGGACTATTCTtaaactcattttacagataagcaaactgaggttcaaagagattaagtaactaGGGTCACACAGTTAGGTGGCGGTAGAGTCAAGACTCCAACCCTCCTCTGACTCCAAAGTCTGGGCTCCCAGCCACCGTGCCGGCCTTTCTCCCCCAAAGTCCCCTCCAGGCCAGCGGGGAATGTTTGGGTACATCTGCCCTGCTTCTCTCGGGCCCCTTCCCCCCTTCACTCCAACACTGAGGACAGCTCACTCCACCCAGTGAAACATGCTGCTTATTAGAGAACCTCGCTCGTGCCACTTTCCAGGGTCCCAGCACAAACCTGTCTCCAAGAATCTCCCCAATTCACATAGAGGACCTCCTCCCCCGAGCCTCTCATGAGTTATTCTGGGACCCAGAGTCCTGTTCCTGTCCCAAGCTTCCATCACCATCACCCCTCACTTCTCCCCAGAAACCCCCTTCTCAGATCCTTAGGACATTCCCCGACCCCACCccagatacacacacagagcCCCAGGCCACTGCTAAGGAGCAGACCCACCAAATCCCCAGGCCACCAGACTTCCTGGGTGGGCAGTCTCTGGAGCCCCCTTGCTGGGAGAAGAGGATGGTGCAGTTCCCTGTCCAGAGGTCTCGGTGGCCAGCCGGTGAGCTGGAGCTGAGCACAAGCGGGACCTGGAGCCCCAGGGAAGTAGCAATTTGGGGAAAGGCTGAGGGGAGGGACTGCCGAGGGGTCAGGCCACCCCTCCTTCCTGCCTGACGACCACAGCCCTCCCCTCTTCACCCCCGCCCACAGGGCAGCTTCTCCACCAGGCTGGCTCCTCCCCAGCCGGCCACCCCCTCTCCCGCCACTCCCGCCCCTCCTGCCCCCCTACTCCCGCCCAAAACAGTGGCATTTCCCTGCAGACCGGCCAAGTTCCAtgtctctccctttcctctccttaCCCAGCGCTCTTAGCAGCTCTTGCAAAAGGACTGCCTCCCAGGAACCCCCACCCCAATCCCAGCAGCCTCCAGAATCGGTGTTCCCTCCCCTCCATAGGCACCTCGTGGAGCAAAGGTCCCAGCACGGCCCGGAATTGCGACACTGAGCCCCAGCCGgctttcccagcctccctcctcctcccttgcCTCTGGGAAGAGGCCAAGAAGCTCTCCCCACTAGCCCCAGGCCTCAGCCAAGCTGGTAGAAATCCAGGGGTGGAGAGAGGCAGGTGCTGAGCCTTCCAGGGAGTTTCTGAAAGTGGGTGCCCTGCGGGGGCCACAGATAAGAGAGGAGGCCAGGAGAGCCTTTGATAGGAAATCTGCTATGAGCAATGGCAGGACTGGGATAGGGGTGGAGGTGGCAGAAGGAAGGCAGGCAACTCAGGTGGCAGCCCAGGATGGACCTGGGAAGGTATGCGGGTTGCCTCTTCTGGGGAACAACCCCATCTGAAGTGATGGCAGGCTCCAACCAGCAGCTACTGAGACTATAGTCATTCTTCCCACTCTGCTGCCTGGGGCATGAAATCCATCCCTGAAAGTAGACatcatattttattgatttcatcTCCCCGCAACACCCCTGAAACAGGGCTGGCATAGATGTGGCAACAGAGTAGGTACTGTGTtcctatttgttgaatgaataacaagaaaaatattattctcggccgggcacggtggctcacgcctgtaatcccagcactttgagaggccgaggcgggcggatcacgaggtcaggagatcaagaccatcctggctaacacggtgaaaccccatctctcctaaaaatacaaaaaattagctgggcatggtggcgggcgcctgtagtcccagctactcgggaggctgagacaggagaatggcgtgaacccgggaggcggcgcttgcagtgagctgagattgcgccactgcactcccgcctgagcgacagagcgagactctgtctcaaaaaaaaaaaaaaaaaagaaaaatattattctcGTCTATCCCGTACTTGTTAGCCctagtcaattttttttattattccttttcttttttttttttttttttaccttttttgaggtcgggtctcactatgttgcccaggctggcttcacactcctgggctcaagccatcctcccacctcaaccttccaaagtgctaggattacaggcacacgccatcacaaCTGCTGTAGTCAATTTCAACTCAGCATGTTGATTTAGCGTTCAGACTCTGGGCTCAGattttgggttcaaatcctaaacCTCTTATTACCTATGTGATCTTgattgagcaagttacttaatgtcTCTGAATCTTTGTTTCCctatctttaaaataagaatagtcgAGCCAGCAATGGTgtgttgaaaaataaatagaccgggcatagtggctcacgcctgtaatcccagcactttaggaggccaaggcgggtggatcacttgaggtcaggagttcgagaccagcctagccaacatggtgaaaccccgtctctactaaaaatacaaaagttagccaggcatggtgatgcgggtctgtaatcccagctactcgggaggctgagggaggagaatcacttgaacctgggaggttgcagtgagccgagatcgtgccactgtactccagcctgggtgacagagtgagactccatctcaaaaaaaaaaaaaaaagaaagaaaagaaaaagaaagaaagataaataaaatagggataatagtaATTTTTACTACACAAGGTTGTTGTGTTGTTGTGAGGTTGAAACTACAGAtcatgctgggcgtggtggctcatgcctgtaatcccagcagtttgggaggccaaggcagatggatcacttgaggtcaggagttccagaccagcctggccaacatggtgaaaccccatcactactaaaaatacaaaaaattagccgggtgtgatggtgcatgcctgtaatcccagctactcgggaggctgaggcaggagaatcgcttgaacccggcaggcggaggttgcaatgacctgagatcgcgccattgccctccagcccgggcaacaacagcaaaactccaaaaaaaaaagaagaaagaaagagagagagagagaaagaaggaaagaaagaaagagagagagagagaaagaaggaaagaaagaaagaaagaaagaaagaaagaaagaaagaaagaaagaaaaagagaaagaaagggaaagaaagaaaagaaagaaagaacagattcTATCACAACGTGtggcatatagtaagtgttcGAGAAATGGCACGAGTTATCATCACCCTCCCAGTTCTTTCAGCTATGGGTCTTCCTATTGCTTTAACCTGGTGGATTTTGAACTTTGTACTTGTTTCCATACACAGCACAAACCCTTCACTATCTTTTCTGGTCCTTAGAGCAGCCCTGGGAGGAAAGGAGGGTAAGTAACCTGAACTCCATTTGACAGAGAACACTGAAACTCATGTGAGGGCCTTTTCCAAGACCACACAGTTAGTGGCCTGGCTGGGATCAGAACCCGGATGTCCTCACTCCAGTCCCTTTGCTGTGTCAGAGTCCAGGACAATCTTGTCTTGTTGCGTCTTGGGCCAGTGAAGTGCTGGAATGGAAGCAGCCAGGGCTGGTGGGCTACAGGCGAGAGGCTGAGAACCCTGCAGATGCTCCAGTCCAGATGTGGGAGGCGAGCTGCTGAGGTTACTGCTGGTCATTCACCCCCTGCCCCATTCCCAGTTTCCTGCTCACCAGCTCTTCCTGTTTTGCTATGAACTCCAGTTCCCATGGGCCCCACATTAAAGCATAGAAGGACGGGGGCCAGGGCAAGCAGCCAAAGAGACTGAAACAGATGAACAGGGCACCAGGGAAGAGAACAGAGGAAACAGGGAAAGAGTGGACAGGGGGTGTGGATGGGACAGAAGGAACCAGATGAGAAAAAgatgaaggctgaggcagaagaggagcCTGGTGAAAGATGAGAGGAAGCACAGGGTAGGAGAGGGGGAACAGGCGGGGGCTGGGGAGCAGAGTGTGAGAAGACAGCAGGCTGGGTGCTGTTGCAAAATCTGCCCAtgtattcattttcacatttcagAAAAGCCCCTGTGACACCCCCATCTCAGACTTCTGCCTCCAGCTTTTGCTTTTGTTCCCCCTCATCACAAGGTCGTCCCCTCCCAAGGCCCCCACCCTGGTCTGGGTATCTCTGAGTCACAAGCACAAGGCTCTCCATTCCTCTCGCATGTATTCCCTCTCTGATTTTCACAAGGCTCCAGCTGTCCTGGAAAAGCAGAAACCAGGGACTCTAGTCACTGAGAGACTGGCATTATTCTGTCCCAGCACCCACATCACCAGTCCAGCCCCCTCCTCTACCTCCCTGCTCCCAGAAGCTCcagcccagcagggcagtcagAGATGTCCCTGAGGTGCCTGGTTTCAAGAAACTCAGGACCCAATGGTCTGGGGCCTGGTGCCCTATCTTCTGGGAGCTGGGAGAAGCCTCTTTCATCCACTTTGTTCTTCAACTCCCTCCCCTGACACCTAGTCTCCCCACAGGTGGCTTCCCAGGACCCAGGACCACACACGAGCCCCATcttgcggggggtggggggtgggcaggCTAGCGTCAACTGCTGAAAAAGTAGGTCAGGGACCAACTCCCCCAAGCCAGGGAGTTGGCCTCAGTGTCATCTCCTGTTTAGGAGGAATTATAACCAGGACTTCAACTGCCAGAGCTGTCCTATGAGGTTACAGCTCAGAAACCCCAACCCTCATCCCTAcaaagagggaaaaggagaggaaaatgggAGAAGACCAAAACCTGTTGGCAGTATTTCCATGGAGTTTCTGGAGACCAACCACTGAGACTTGCTTCAAGCCAGGGCAAGCAGTGAAGTGATCAGCAGCTGGAATCACGTTCCCACTTTGGCAGACCCACCCCCGTGCCACAGTCCCACCAGCCTGCAGTTGTTAGGTCCAAAGTCCCCCAGTCCTATGGGCCTCTTCTATGTTTCCTTGGCTCCTGCAGGAGGCAATGTCTCTGGGAACACACTCGGGGATCTACCAAGTCACATATCTGGTCCCCAGAACCTCCACAGGTTTCTTCTCACAGCAAGGAGAAACTTGAAGCAGAAACAGGAGCATTCACCAGCCATGGTCACAGGTAGTACTGGCTAACTCCCCTGAAAGTACTCATTCCCATGAAGCAGGCCATAGGGTAAGGTCTGCAGGGATGGACCAGGGCAACTGCTTCTTGTTCCCTCCTTCACTGTTCTGGAAGGGTGGAAAGTGTGGGGATCATCTTGCAGACCACTGCGTATCTACTCAAGTGACTTCTGCCCAACCTTCCAATCACAACATAGAGAATAATCCAGAAACCCGGATTCCCAGACCTGAGTTCAGAGATGATacagaaggcagaaaggaaagaTGTGACATTTATTTCATCCCTACTACATACATTTatctttacatgcattatttcatttattctcacAGTAAACTCTAGGAGATAGTTACTAGCAAGGGACAAATGTCAAATTTGAATACAGGTataagactgggtgtggtggctcacacttgtaatcctagcactttgggaggccaagaagggcagatcacttgagtccaggagtttgagattagcctaggcaacatggtgaaacctcacctttacagaaaacacacacacacacacacacacacacacacacacctaggcaacatggtgaaacctcacctttacagaaaacacacacacacacacacacacacacacacacacacacacacacactaaccaggcatggtggcatctgcctgtagtcccagctacttggggagctgaggtaggaggactgttggagcccaggaggttgaggctgcagtgaaccatgattgcaccactgcactccagcctgggtgacagagggagactgtctcaaaaaaaaaaaaaaaaaaaaagaatataagttTAGCTGATTCAAAAGTTCGAGTTCAagctcaaacaaacaaaaatcacaaatacACTCCATTATATAAAACTGccggctggggccgggtgcagtggctcacgcctataatcccagcactttgggaggctgagtgggcggatcactaggtcaggagatagagaccatcctggctaacacggtgaaaccccgtctctagttaaaatacaaaaaaattagccgggcgtggtggcgggtgcctgtagtcccagctactcaagaggctgaggcaggagaatggcgtgaacctgggaggcagagcttgcagtgagctgagactatgtcactgcactccagcccgggcgacagtgggagactctgtctcaaaaaaaaaaaaaaaacagccaggtgggtgtggtggctcacacctgtaatcccagcactttgggaggccaaaacgggtagatcacctgaggtcaggagttcgagaccagcctgaccaacatggagaaactctgtctctactaaaaatacaaaattagccaggcgtggtggcgcatgcctgtaatcccagctactcgggaggctgaggcaggagaatcgcttcaacccgggaggcgcaggttgccgtgagctgagatcacgccattgcactccagcctgggcaacaagagtaaaactccatctcaaaaacaacaacaacaacaacaaaacaaaacaaaacaaaacaaaacaaaacaaaaactgcctcttcagatggaaaaaaaatagcGAACATACCTGGATTTAGGTTTGCTTCTGCTTCTTATTAGAATAAGGTAGTGGTTCCTGTCCTCAccttcagagattctgatttatttGATCTGAGATAGGCCCATGTATCCATCTATctacatgtgtttttttttttgctttttttgcatctGTAGTTAGGAACCAAAGTGTAAGAACCATAGAATCATCCGGCAGAAAATGCAAAAGCTGAAGGCAAAGGGGTGAAGAAACTAGGGCTCAGCTTCAGGCTGTACTATCTAGTTGCGCTATAATCCCCACCCTTCCTGGAATAGTTTCTCCctataaaaactgaaataatatctgCTTCATCAATCCCTCCTACGTGAGATACTTGCATGCACAAAGAATATAGACATATTTGAGCAAGtgggaagaaaagcaaaagctgAATTTGAGAGATAGCTGAAATTTGGTGAGCCAAAGATCTACACTCTGAAAGTACAATGGTCTGGCTAGTTTGCAAGGAGAGTAAGAGGCCtatgaaaaca
Coding sequences within:
- the NR1H3 gene encoding oxysterols receptor LXR-alpha isoform X5 → MSLWLGAPVPDIPPDSAVELWKPGAQDASSQAQGGSSCILREEARMPHSAGGTAGVGLEAAEPTALLTRAEPPSEPTGVLSEEQIRLKKLKRQEEEQAHATSLPPRASSPPQILPQLSPEQLGMIEKLVAAQQQCNQRSFSDRLRVTPWPMAPDPHSREARQQRFAHFTELAIVSVQEIVDFAKQLPGFLQLSREDQIALLKTSAIEVMLLETSRRYNPGSESITFLKDFSYNREDFAKAGLQVEFINPIFEFSRAMNELQLNDAEFALLIAISIFSADRPNVQDQLQVERLQHTYVEALHAYVSIHHPHDRLMFPRMLMKLVSLRTLSSVHSEQVFALRLQDKKLPPLLSEIWDVHE
- the NR1H3 gene encoding oxysterols receptor LXR-alpha isoform X1, whose protein sequence is MQQKSWNPLGGTCKQPPGRTHSAVELWKPGAQDASSQAQGGSSCILREEARMPHSAGGTAGVGLEAAEPTALLTRAEPPSEPTEIRPLKRKKGPAPKMLGNELCSVCGDKASGFHYNVLSCEGCKGFFRRSVIKGARYVCHSGGHCPMDTYMRRKCQECRLRKCRQAGMREECVLSEEQIRLKKLKRQEEEQAHATSLPPRASSPPQILPQLSPEQLGMIEKLVAAQQQCNQRSFSDRLRVTPWPMAPDPHSREARQQRFAHFTELAIVSVQEIVDFAKQLPGFLQLSREDQIALLKTSAIEVMLLETSRRYNPGSESITFLKDFSYNREDFAKAGLQVEFINPIFEFSRAMNELQLNDAEFALLIAISIFSADRPNVQDQLQVERLQHTYVEALHAYVSIHHPHDRLMFPRMLMKLVSLRTLSSVHSEQVFALRLQDKKLPPLLSEIWDVHE
- the NR1H3 gene encoding oxysterols receptor LXR-alpha isoform X3, whose translation is MPHSAGGTAGVGLEAAEPTALLTRAEPPSEPTEIRPLKRKKGPAPKMLGNELCSVCGDKASGFHYNVLSCEGCKGFFRRSVIKGARYVCHSGGHCPMDTYMRRKCQECRLRKCRQAGMREECVLSEEQIRLKKLKRQEEEQAHATSLPPRASSPPQILPQLSPEQLGMIEKLVAAQQQCNQRSFSDRLRVTPWPMAPDPHSREARQQRFAHFTELAIVSVQEIVDFAKQLPGFLQLSREDQIALLKTSAIEVMLLETSRRYNPGSESITFLKDFSYNREDFAKAGLQVEFINPIFEFSRAMNELQLNDAEFALLIAISIFSADRPNVQDQLQVERLQHTYVEALHAYVSIHHPHDRLMFPRMLMKLVSLRTLSSVHSEQVFALRLQDKKLPPLLSEIWDVHE
- the NR1H3 gene encoding oxysterols receptor LXR-alpha isoform X2; the encoded protein is MSLWLGAPVPDIPPDSAVELWKPGAQDASSQAQGGSSCILREEARMPHSAGGTAGVGLEAAEPTALLTRAEPPSEPTEIRPLKRKKGPAPKMLGNELCSVCGDKASGFHYNVLSCEGCKGFFRRSVIKGARYVCHSGGHCPMDTYMRRKCQECRLRKCRQAGMREECVLSEEQIRLKKLKRQEEEQAHATSLPPRASSPPQILPQLSPEQLGMIEKLVAAQQQCNQRSFSDRLRVTPWPMAPDPHSREARQQRFAHFTELAIVSVQEIVDFAKQLPGFLQLSREDQIALLKTSAIEVMLLETSRRYNPGSESITFLKDFSYNREDFAKAGLQVEFINPIFEFSRAMNELQLNDAEFALLIAISIFSADRPNVQDQLQVERLQHTYVEALHAYVSIHHPHDRLMFPRMLMKLVSLRTLSSVHSEQVFALRLQDKKLPPLLSEIWDVHE
- the NR1H3 gene encoding oxysterols receptor LXR-alpha isoform X4; amino-acid sequence: MQQKSWNPLGGTCKQPPGRTHSAVELWKPGAQDASSQAQGGSSCILREEARMPHSAGGTAGVGLEAAEPTALLTRAEPPSEPTGVLSEEQIRLKKLKRQEEEQAHATSLPPRASSPPQILPQLSPEQLGMIEKLVAAQQQCNQRSFSDRLRVTPWPMAPDPHSREARQQRFAHFTELAIVSVQEIVDFAKQLPGFLQLSREDQIALLKTSAIEVMLLETSRRYNPGSESITFLKDFSYNREDFAKAGLQVEFINPIFEFSRAMNELQLNDAEFALLIAISIFSADRPNVQDQLQVERLQHTYVEALHAYVSIHHPHDRLMFPRMLMKLVSLRTLSSVHSEQVFALRLQDKKLPPLLSEIWDVHE